A single window of Pseudoduganella plicata DNA harbors:
- a CDS encoding c-type cytochrome, with amino-acid sequence MNHIICALALMACTLPASAAGTDGKAVFQKSCAACHQASGKGIPGAFPALAGNAFVQGPGQEPATVLLKGRGGMPDFSASLSDADLAAVLTYVRTSWGNRGDAMTEQQVAALRTELQAAKFAASPFANKH; translated from the coding sequence ATGAACCACATCATTTGCGCGCTCGCGCTGATGGCCTGCACGCTGCCGGCCAGCGCTGCCGGCACCGACGGCAAGGCCGTCTTCCAGAAAAGCTGCGCCGCCTGCCACCAGGCCAGCGGCAAAGGCATTCCCGGCGCCTTTCCGGCACTGGCCGGCAACGCCTTCGTTCAGGGGCCCGGGCAGGAACCGGCCACCGTGCTGCTCAAGGGCCGCGGCGGAATGCCCGACTTCTCCGCCAGCCTGTCCGATGCCGACCTGGCCGCCGTGCTGACGTACGTGCGTACCAGCTGGGGTAATCGCGGCGACGCCATGACGGAACAGCAGGTCGCGGCCTTGCGCACCGAACTGCAGGCAGCAAAGTTCGCCGCCAGCCCATTTGCCAACAAACACTGA